Proteins encoded together in one Thermomonospora curvata DSM 43183 window:
- a CDS encoding glutamate-cysteine ligase family protein translates to MGKDVPRFTISGMDRRRYRDKVRRNLDVLARMLRESQFEFDRPHIGLEIELNLVDGRGEPLMRNADVLKAIADPAWATELGQFNVEINIPPRELGGGGTGELERDILGYLKHADGRARELGGALMLVGILPTLRESDLGEESLSANERYKILNEQIFAARGEDMHIDIDGPERLALHIDNIAPEAACTSAQFHLQVSPDDFAAYWNAAQSIAGVQVALAANSPFLFGRRLWHETRITLFEQATDTRPVELKHQGVRPRVWFGERWITSVFDLFEENTRYFPALLPLCEEEDPVATLERGDIPQLGELTLHNGTIYRWNRPIYAVVNGKPHLRVENRVLPAGPTVADIVANGAFYYGLVRTLAEEERPVWTRMSFRAAEDNLHRAARNGIETTIYWPGYGEVPVTELTLRKLLPMAHEGLDRWGVDPAKRDRLLGIIEQRCLTGRNGAIWQVETARAIEEERGVDRHEALRLMTCRYIELMNTNEPVHTWPVEP, encoded by the coding sequence ATGGGCAAGGACGTACCGAGATTCACCATCAGCGGCATGGACCGGCGCCGTTACCGCGACAAGGTTCGCCGCAACCTCGACGTACTGGCCCGCATGTTGCGGGAGTCGCAGTTCGAGTTCGACCGGCCGCACATAGGCCTGGAGATCGAACTGAACCTGGTGGACGGGCGGGGCGAGCCGTTGATGCGCAACGCCGACGTGCTCAAGGCCATCGCCGACCCGGCCTGGGCCACCGAGCTGGGGCAGTTCAACGTTGAGATCAACATCCCGCCGCGCGAGCTGGGCGGGGGCGGCACCGGGGAGCTGGAGCGCGACATCCTCGGCTACCTCAAGCACGCCGACGGCCGGGCCCGGGAGCTGGGGGGCGCGCTGATGCTGGTGGGCATCCTGCCCACGCTGCGCGAGTCCGACCTCGGCGAGGAGTCGCTGTCGGCCAACGAGCGCTACAAGATCCTCAACGAGCAGATCTTCGCCGCCCGCGGCGAGGACATGCACATCGACATCGACGGGCCGGAGCGGCTGGCCCTGCACATCGACAACATCGCCCCCGAGGCCGCCTGCACCAGCGCCCAGTTCCACCTGCAGGTCAGCCCCGACGACTTCGCCGCCTACTGGAACGCCGCGCAATCCATCGCGGGCGTGCAGGTGGCGCTGGCGGCCAACTCGCCGTTCCTGTTCGGGCGGCGGCTGTGGCACGAGACCCGCATCACCTTGTTCGAGCAGGCCACCGACACCCGCCCGGTGGAGCTCAAGCACCAGGGGGTGCGGCCGCGGGTGTGGTTCGGCGAACGCTGGATCACCTCGGTGTTCGACCTGTTCGAGGAGAACACCCGCTACTTCCCGGCCCTGCTGCCGTTGTGCGAGGAGGAGGACCCGGTCGCCACGCTGGAGCGGGGCGACATCCCGCAGCTGGGCGAGCTGACCCTGCACAACGGGACGATCTACCGCTGGAACCGCCCGATCTACGCGGTGGTGAACGGCAAGCCGCACCTGCGCGTGGAGAACCGGGTGCTGCCCGCCGGGCCCACCGTCGCCGACATCGTGGCCAACGGCGCCTTCTACTACGGCCTGGTCCGCACGCTGGCCGAAGAGGAACGGCCGGTCTGGACCCGCATGTCCTTCAGGGCCGCCGAGGACAACCTGCACCGCGCCGCCCGCAACGGCATCGAGACCACCATCTACTGGCCGGGCTATGGGGAGGTGCCCGTCACCGAGCTGACGCTGCGCAAGCTGCTGCCCATGGCGCACGAGGGCCTGGACCGCTGGGGCGTCGATCCGGCCAAGCGGGACCGCCTGCTGGGCATCATCGAACAGCGCTGCCTGACCGGCCGCAACGGCGCCATCTGGCAGGTGGAGACCGCCCGGGCCATCGAGGAGGAGCGCGGCGTCGACCGCCATGAGGCCCTGCGGTTGATGACCTGCCGCTACATCGAGCTGATGAACACCAACGAGCCGGTCCACACCTGGCCGGTGGAGCCCTGA
- the sigE gene encoding RNA polymerase sigma factor SigE translates to MAWTPPTWEEIVNEHSARVFRLAYRLTGNKHDAEDLTQDVFIRVFRSLSSYTPGTFEGWLHRITTNLFLDRARRRQRIRFDALAEDAAERLQGRELSPAQAYDDRELDADIQKALDSLAPEYRAAVVLCDIEGLSYEEIAATLGVKLGTVRSRIHRGRAQLREALEHRRPAALETAPKALPAVPA, encoded by the coding sequence ATGGCGTGGACGCCGCCGACCTGGGAGGAGATCGTCAACGAGCACTCCGCTCGGGTTTTCCGGCTGGCCTACCGACTGACCGGCAACAAGCACGACGCCGAAGACCTCACCCAGGACGTCTTCATCCGGGTGTTCCGCTCGCTGTCGTCCTACACCCCCGGCACCTTCGAGGGGTGGCTGCACCGCATCACCACCAACCTCTTTCTGGACAGGGCCCGGCGCAGGCAGCGCATCCGCTTCGACGCGCTGGCCGAGGACGCCGCCGAGCGGCTGCAGGGCCGTGAGCTGAGCCCCGCCCAGGCCTACGACGACCGGGAGCTGGACGCCGACATCCAAAAGGCGCTGGACTCGCTGGCCCCCGAGTACCGGGCCGCGGTGGTGCTGTGCGACATCGAGGGCCTCAGCTACGAGGAGATCGCCGCCACGCTGGGCGTCAAGCTGGGCACGGTGCGCAGCCGCATCCACCGGGGCCGCGCCCAGCTGCGCGAGGCTCTGGAGCACCGCCGCCCCGCCGCCCTGGAGACCGCCCCCAAGGCGCTGCCCGCCGTCCCCGCCTGA
- the ccrA gene encoding crotonyl-CoA carboxylase/reductase, translating into MSELLDAVRAGASPDELLDCEVPTRYRAAYTRLDEIGIFEGATDKDVRRSIHVGEVEMPELAPDEALVAVMSAAVNFNSVWTAVFEPIPTFYFLNKLGKRDPRHDQPYHVFGSDASGVVVRTGSQVRHFKVGDKVVISPAVVDEQDPLIQEDGVLTNEPIAWGFENNYGAFGQFCIVKAHQLMPKPAHLSWEEAAANTLCAATSYRMLIGRHGARMKLGDVVLVWGATGGLGSYAVQLVLQAGGIPVAVVSSEEKAELVRRQGCEHVINRSEIDFGDRGLSHPKGWRRLGEEIRRLVGEDPHIVFEYLGRETFGASTYVARRGGRIVTCGSSTGYRHEYDNRYLWMNIKSIVGSHGFNYQEAMETNRLFRLGRLYPTLSKVYPLEETAEAVRAVQTNSHVGKVGILIGATAEHQGIDDPAARERFGEDKITLYRQQ; encoded by the coding sequence ATGTCTGAACTGCTCGACGCCGTACGCGCCGGCGCTTCCCCCGACGAGCTGCTCGACTGCGAAGTCCCCACCCGGTACCGGGCCGCCTACACCCGGCTGGATGAAATCGGCATCTTCGAGGGCGCGACCGACAAGGACGTGCGCCGCTCGATCCACGTCGGCGAGGTCGAGATGCCGGAGCTGGCGCCCGACGAGGCGCTGGTGGCGGTGATGTCGGCCGCCGTGAACTTCAACTCCGTGTGGACGGCCGTCTTCGAGCCGATCCCGACCTTCTACTTCCTCAACAAGCTCGGCAAGCGCGACCCCCGCCACGACCAGCCCTACCACGTGTTCGGCTCGGACGCCTCCGGCGTGGTCGTGCGCACCGGCTCCCAGGTGCGGCACTTCAAGGTCGGCGACAAGGTGGTCATCTCCCCGGCCGTGGTGGACGAGCAGGACCCCCTCATCCAGGAGGACGGCGTCCTCACCAACGAGCCGATCGCCTGGGGTTTTGAGAACAACTACGGCGCCTTCGGCCAGTTCTGCATCGTCAAGGCCCACCAGCTGATGCCCAAGCCCGCCCACCTGTCGTGGGAGGAGGCGGCGGCCAACACGCTGTGCGCGGCGACCTCCTACCGGATGCTGATCGGCCGGCACGGCGCCCGCATGAAGCTGGGCGATGTGGTGCTGGTGTGGGGCGCCACCGGCGGGCTGGGCTCGTACGCGGTGCAGCTGGTGCTGCAGGCCGGCGGCATCCCGGTGGCGGTGGTCTCCTCCGAGGAGAAGGCCGAGCTGGTGCGCCGCCAGGGCTGCGAGCACGTCATCAACCGCTCCGAGATCGACTTCGGCGACCGGGGCCTGTCCCACCCCAAGGGCTGGCGCCGCCTGGGCGAGGAGATCCGCCGCCTGGTCGGCGAGGACCCGCACATCGTCTTCGAGTACCTGGGCCGGGAGACCTTCGGCGCCTCCACCTACGTGGCCCGCCGCGGCGGCCGGATCGTCACCTGCGGCTCCAGCACCGGCTACCGGCACGAGTACGACAACCGGTACCTGTGGATGAACATCAAGAGCATCGTCGGCAGCCACGGCTTCAACTACCAGGAGGCCATGGAGACCAACCGGCTGTTCCGGCTCGGCCGGCTGTACCCGACGCTGTCGAAGGTCTACCCGCTGGAGGAGACCGCCGAGGCCGTCCGCGCGGTGCAGACCAACAGCCATGTCGGCAAGGTCGGCATCCTCATCGGCGCCACCGCCGAGCACCAGGGCATCGACGACCCGGCCGCCCGCGAGCGCTTCGGCGAGGACAAGATCACCCTCTACCGGCAGCAGTGA
- a CDS encoding acyl-CoA synthetase codes for MARSYNLADLLEILAEAGPDRLALVAGTERRTYRELNERAGRVGHHLAAAGVRPGEHVAILSWNRAEWIEAFFGAFKIRAVPIPVNYRYVAGELRHVLGDSDSVALIGERSLLQRVQEVRAELPKLRHVVVLEDGGENEVPGAVRYEDALKEASPDDDFPARSSDDRYIMYTGGTTGYPKGVVWRCEDIFFGALGGGNILGDPVRSPEELAEKAKQPPTAVLDCAPVMHGAGQWVALMGLLGGTKTVLYTEHHFDPASALKLAAAERANVIMLVGDAMGRPLARELAKGGYDTSALLAIASGGAPLTEKAKDEFRAVLPNIAFLDTYGASETGACGPSVGGGEGTARFQMKPGVTVLDEDLKPVRPGQVGRLARSGHIPLGYYNDPEKTAATFFTDAEGTRWAIPGDYASLAEDGTIVLLGRGSLVINTGGEKVYPEEVEVALKDHPDVDDCIVVGAPDERFGQCVAAVVAPRPGTEPTLEELVEHCRGRLAGYKLPRRLKLVPEVRRTAVGKSDYRWARSVLAETGS; via the coding sequence ATGGCGCGTAGCTACAACCTGGCCGATCTCCTGGAGATCCTGGCGGAGGCCGGGCCCGACCGCCTCGCGCTGGTCGCCGGAACCGAGCGCCGCACCTACCGCGAGCTCAACGAGCGGGCCGGCCGGGTCGGGCACCACCTGGCCGCTGCGGGAGTGCGGCCGGGCGAGCACGTGGCGATCCTGTCGTGGAACCGCGCCGAGTGGATCGAGGCGTTCTTCGGCGCCTTCAAGATCCGCGCCGTCCCGATCCCGGTGAACTACCGCTACGTCGCCGGCGAGCTGCGCCATGTGCTGGGCGACTCCGACTCGGTGGCGCTGATCGGCGAGCGGTCCCTGCTGCAGCGCGTCCAGGAGGTCCGCGCCGAGCTGCCCAAGCTGCGGCACGTGGTGGTGCTGGAGGACGGCGGCGAGAACGAGGTGCCCGGCGCCGTCCGCTACGAGGACGCCCTCAAAGAGGCCTCGCCCGACGACGACTTCCCCGCCCGCTCCAGCGACGACCGCTACATCATGTACACCGGCGGCACCACCGGATACCCCAAGGGCGTGGTGTGGCGCTGCGAGGACATCTTCTTCGGCGCCCTGGGCGGCGGCAACATCCTCGGCGACCCGGTGCGCAGCCCCGAGGAGCTGGCCGAGAAGGCCAAGCAGCCGCCGACGGCGGTGCTGGACTGCGCGCCCGTCATGCACGGCGCCGGGCAGTGGGTGGCGCTGATGGGGCTGCTCGGCGGCACCAAGACCGTCCTGTACACCGAGCACCACTTCGACCCGGCCAGCGCGCTGAAGCTGGCGGCCGCCGAACGGGCCAACGTGATCATGCTGGTCGGCGACGCCATGGGCCGGCCGCTGGCCAGGGAGCTGGCCAAGGGCGGCTATGACACCTCCGCGCTGCTGGCCATCGCCTCCGGCGGGGCGCCGCTCACCGAGAAGGCCAAGGACGAGTTCCGGGCGGTGCTGCCGAACATCGCCTTCCTCGACACCTACGGCGCCTCCGAGACCGGCGCCTGCGGCCCGTCCGTCGGCGGCGGCGAGGGCACCGCCCGCTTCCAGATGAAGCCCGGGGTGACCGTGCTGGACGAGGACCTCAAACCGGTGCGGCCCGGCCAGGTCGGGCGCCTGGCGCGCAGCGGCCACATCCCGCTGGGCTACTACAACGACCCGGAGAAGACCGCCGCCACCTTCTTCACCGACGCCGAGGGCACCCGCTGGGCGATCCCCGGCGACTACGCCTCCCTGGCCGAGGACGGGACGATCGTGCTGCTGGGCCGGGGCTCGCTGGTCATCAACACCGGCGGCGAGAAGGTCTACCCCGAAGAGGTCGAAGTCGCCCTGAAAGACCACCCGGACGTCGACGACTGCATCGTGGTCGGGGCGCCGGACGAGCGGTTCGGCCAGTGCGTGGCGGCGGTGGTCGCCCCCCGTCCCGGCACCGAGCCGACGCTGGAGGAGCTGGTGGAGCACTGCCGCGGCCGGCTGGCCGGCTACAAGCTGCCGCGCCGGCTCAAGCTCGTCCCCGAGGTGCGGCGCACCGCCGTGGGCAAGTCCGACTACCGGTGGGCCCGCTCGGTGCTCGCCGAGACCGGCTCCTGA
- a CDS encoding HAMP domain-containing sensor histidine kinase, whose amino-acid sequence MRLLPRSIRARDTLLAAVISVLVFGVLAVAADLIIRDVTTSRMLDEIQVAGRRVSGAVRDGTLTQPIPPGPPGVVLQVVDRDGRVRFTTRGGVGRPPVSDLRPTTAKRIHDYIECGMPGYDRCMLVEAIRATTAPDSVVVYAAKPMPALLVTGLLEALLGAAVLALSTLATWTTWHVVGRTLRPVEAIRAQLSEISASDLSRRVPQPPGEDEIAQLARTANETLDRLERAVERQRQFASDASHELRTPIAALRANLEDAVMHPEDTDLQEVVRAALRDTDRLESIITDLLLLARIGTECRTVQERIDFPELVRTELALRTPPVTVRTVLPDRLPPVCGVRVQLARLLHNLLDNAERYADSQIEVAVAREDGRLVCTVTDDGIGIPEADRERVFERFTRLDTARSRSAGGTGLGLAIARDIAHAHGGTLCVEDSPRGARFALRLPFSPEPARQGE is encoded by the coding sequence ATGCGACTGCTACCCCGGTCGATCCGGGCCCGGGACACCCTGCTCGCCGCGGTGATCTCGGTACTCGTGTTCGGCGTGCTCGCGGTGGCGGCCGACCTGATCATCCGCGATGTCACCACTTCCCGGATGCTGGATGAGATCCAGGTGGCCGGACGGCGGGTGAGCGGCGCGGTCCGGGACGGCACGCTGACCCAGCCGATCCCGCCCGGCCCGCCGGGTGTGGTCCTGCAGGTGGTGGACCGGGACGGGCGGGTGCGCTTCACCACCCGCGGCGGCGTGGGCCGTCCCCCGGTCAGCGATCTGCGGCCCACGACGGCCAAGCGCATCCACGACTACATCGAGTGCGGCATGCCCGGCTACGACCGCTGCATGCTGGTGGAGGCGATCAGGGCGACCACCGCGCCGGACTCGGTGGTGGTCTACGCCGCCAAGCCGATGCCCGCGCTGCTGGTCACCGGGCTGCTGGAGGCGCTGCTGGGCGCCGCGGTGCTGGCGCTGTCGACGCTGGCGACCTGGACGACCTGGCATGTGGTGGGGCGCACGCTGCGCCCGGTGGAGGCCATCCGCGCCCAGCTGTCGGAGATCAGCGCCAGCGACCTGAGCCGCCGGGTGCCGCAGCCGCCCGGCGAGGACGAGATAGCGCAGCTGGCCAGGACCGCCAACGAGACGCTGGACCGGCTGGAGCGGGCGGTGGAACGGCAGCGCCAGTTCGCCTCCGACGCCTCCCATGAGCTGCGCACCCCGATCGCCGCGCTGCGCGCCAACCTCGAGGACGCCGTGATGCACCCCGAGGACACCGATCTGCAGGAGGTGGTGCGGGCCGCGCTGCGGGACACCGACCGGCTGGAGTCGATCATCACCGACCTGCTGCTGCTGGCCCGGATCGGCACCGAGTGCCGCACCGTCCAGGAGCGGATCGACTTTCCCGAGCTGGTGCGCACCGAGCTGGCCCTCCGCACGCCCCCGGTGACCGTCCGCACCGTGCTGCCGGACCGGCTGCCGCCGGTGTGCGGGGTGCGGGTGCAGCTGGCCCGGCTGCTGCACAACCTGCTCGACAACGCCGAACGGTACGCCGACTCCCAGATCGAGGTCGCCGTGGCCCGTGAGGACGGCCGGCTGGTCTGCACGGTCACCGACGACGGCATCGGCATTCCCGAGGCGGACCGCGAGCGGGTCTTCGAGCGCTTCACCCGCCTGGACACCGCCCGCAGCAGATCCGCCGGGGGCACCGGCCTGGGACTGGCCATCGCCCGTGACATCGCTCACGCCCATGGCGGCACCCTGTGCGTCGAGGACAGCCCCCGCGGCGCCCGCTTCGCCCTCCGCCTGCCGTTTTCTCCCGAGCCGGCGCGGCAGGGGGAGTGA
- a CDS encoding alpha/beta fold hydrolase produces the protein MNIAFERRGEGPPLVLVHGIGHRRQGWKPVMDLLAKEREVIAIDLPGFGASPPLPQGTPYTVDTMMSALAEFFAEQNLGRPHIAGNSLGGLFSLEAADRGLVSSATALSPAGFFKGPELRWAATVLRTSRLAAHAPQPLIGLLARSHRLRRAMFGLIYGHPEHLPLEDLLGDARALRDCTGFEPVLRAGRGVRFTGTCEGVPVTVAWGTRDRLLLPIQALRAQQRLPHARFVWLPDCGHVPMGDDPELIAKVLLEGSSAPLLEPAGTA, from the coding sequence GTGAACATTGCCTTCGAGCGACGCGGTGAGGGTCCCCCGCTGGTCCTGGTGCACGGGATCGGCCACCGCCGGCAGGGCTGGAAGCCGGTCATGGACCTGCTGGCCAAGGAGCGCGAGGTCATCGCCATCGACCTGCCGGGCTTCGGCGCCTCCCCGCCGCTTCCGCAAGGCACGCCCTACACGGTCGACACCATGATGTCGGCCCTGGCGGAGTTCTTCGCCGAGCAGAACCTGGGCCGGCCGCACATCGCCGGCAACTCGCTGGGCGGCCTGTTCTCCCTGGAGGCGGCCGACCGCGGGCTGGTCAGCTCGGCGACCGCGCTGTCGCCGGCCGGTTTCTTCAAAGGGCCGGAGCTGCGCTGGGCCGCCACCGTGCTGCGCACCTCCCGGCTGGCGGCGCACGCGCCCCAGCCGCTGATCGGCCTGCTGGCCCGCTCCCACCGGCTGCGCCGGGCCATGTTCGGGCTGATCTACGGGCACCCCGAGCACCTGCCCCTGGAGGACCTGCTGGGCGATGCGCGCGCGCTGCGCGACTGCACCGGCTTTGAGCCCGTCCTGCGGGCCGGCCGGGGCGTGCGCTTCACCGGGACCTGCGAGGGGGTGCCCGTCACCGTGGCCTGGGGCACCCGCGACCGCCTGCTGCTGCCGATCCAGGCGCTGCGCGCCCAGCAGCGCCTGCCGCACGCCCGGTTCGTCTGGCTGCCCGACTGCGGGCACGTGCCGATGGGGGATGACCCCGAACTGATCGCCAAGGTCCTGCTGGAGGGCAGCTCGGCCCCGCTGCTGGAGCCCGCCGGCACCGCCTGA
- a CDS encoding YceI family protein → MSLETVAPGLTPGTYNIDPAHSEVAFTIRHLMSKVRGTFTDFSGTVEIAEDLPKSSVNVEIKMASVDTRNSDRDNHLRSAEIFDVENHPVMTFRSTGLRTEGDVHYLDGELTIKGVTRPVSLETEFNGVGEDPWGGFRAGFSARTTINRKDWGVEFNIPLQGEKVLLSDKVDIQLEVQAVRA, encoded by the coding sequence ATGAGCCTGGAGACCGTGGCCCCCGGCCTCACCCCCGGCACCTACAACATCGACCCGGCCCACTCCGAGGTCGCCTTCACGATCCGCCACCTGATGAGCAAGGTGCGCGGCACCTTCACCGACTTCTCCGGCACCGTGGAGATCGCCGAGGACCTGCCCAAGTCCTCGGTCAACGTGGAGATCAAGATGGCCTCGGTGGACACCCGCAACTCCGACCGGGACAACCACCTGCGCTCGGCGGAGATCTTCGATGTGGAAAATCACCCGGTGATGACCTTCCGCTCCACCGGGCTGCGCACCGAGGGCGACGTCCACTACCTGGACGGCGAGCTGACCATCAAGGGCGTCACCCGCCCGGTGTCCCTGGAGACCGAGTTCAACGGCGTGGGCGAGGACCCCTGGGGCGGCTTCCGCGCCGGCTTCTCCGCCCGCACCACCATCAACCGCAAGGACTGGGGCGTGGAGTTCAACATCCCGCTGCAGGGCGAGAAGGTGCTGCTCAGCGACAAGGTCGACATCCAGCTCGAGGTCCAGGCCGTGCGCGCCTGA
- a CDS encoding PucR family transcriptional regulator produces MAGEGGSDRPWPEVPRELAEHMRPHLDAVADDMIAEIQARVREYDRPADAPYSSTLRMIVERVLHYFVERIADPDGERESVTDFFHAIGRGEAGAGRSLDAMQAALRIGCMVAWRRISEGAAQLNVPAAVLGALGEALLAYQDELAAAATAGHAQAQAAAVGEMQRRRQRLLGMLLADPPASPELIADQAAAAHWPMPRTVAAVALGRHHQDARHPAFPPDILADLTRPVPSLIVPDPDGPGRAKLVDRALSGCLAAVGPTVPVTEAARSMDWARRTLALAERGIIEADGVIRSVEHISTLIVFQDEDLLAELSRLRLAPLAHLRSSQQDRLAETLLAWLQSGRNANEVAMRLHVHPQTVRYRLRQLEELFGDQLLDPDLRFELEIVLRARYLTEREHAMNPPRRAASGEVVTLRR; encoded by the coding sequence GTGGCAGGCGAAGGAGGCTCCGACCGACCCTGGCCGGAGGTGCCCCGAGAACTGGCCGAGCACATGCGGCCCCACCTGGACGCGGTGGCCGACGACATGATCGCCGAGATCCAGGCGCGGGTGCGCGAGTACGACCGGCCGGCCGACGCGCCCTACTCCAGCACCCTGCGGATGATCGTCGAGCGGGTGCTGCACTACTTCGTGGAGCGCATCGCCGACCCGGACGGGGAGCGGGAGTCGGTCACCGACTTCTTCCACGCCATCGGCCGCGGCGAGGCCGGCGCGGGCCGCAGCCTGGACGCCATGCAGGCCGCGCTGCGCATCGGCTGCATGGTCGCCTGGCGCCGCATCAGCGAGGGGGCCGCCCAGCTCAACGTCCCGGCCGCGGTGCTCGGCGCGCTCGGCGAGGCGCTGCTGGCCTACCAGGACGAGCTGGCCGCCGCCGCCACCGCCGGCCACGCCCAGGCCCAGGCCGCCGCGGTCGGGGAGATGCAGCGCCGCCGCCAGCGGCTGCTGGGCATGCTGCTGGCCGACCCGCCCGCCTCCCCGGAACTGATCGCCGACCAGGCCGCCGCCGCGCACTGGCCGATGCCGCGCACCGTGGCCGCGGTGGCGCTGGGCCGGCACCACCAGGACGCCCGGCACCCGGCCTTCCCGCCCGACATCCTGGCCGACCTGACCCGCCCGGTGCCCAGCCTGATCGTCCCCGACCCGGACGGCCCCGGCCGGGCCAAGCTGGTGGACCGGGCGCTCAGCGGCTGCCTGGCCGCGGTCGGCCCCACCGTGCCGGTCACCGAGGCGGCCCGCTCGATGGACTGGGCCCGCCGCACGTTGGCGCTGGCCGAACGCGGCATCATCGAGGCCGACGGGGTGATCCGCAGCGTGGAGCACATCTCCACGCTGATCGTCTTCCAGGACGAGGACCTGCTGGCGGAACTGTCGCGGCTGCGGCTGGCCCCGCTGGCGCACCTGCGCTCCAGCCAGCAGGACCGGCTGGCCGAGACGCTGCTGGCCTGGCTGCAGTCGGGACGCAACGCCAACGAGGTGGCCATGCGGCTGCACGTCCACCCGCAGACCGTGCGCTACCGGCTGCGCCAGCTGGAGGAGCTGTTCGGCGACCAGCTGCTGGACCCGGACCTGCGCTTTGAGCTGGAGATCGTGCTGCGCGCCCGCTACCTGACCGAGCGCGAGCACGCGATGAACCCGCCCCGCCGGGCCGCCTCCGGCGAGGTGGTGACGCTGCGCCGCTGA